The window AGCGGTATTGGCCGGGGCTCCCCCCTTGAAGGGCACATGTTTCAAAGTCAGGCCTTTGCACTTGGCAAAGAGTTCCACGGCAATGTGCCCCCGGCTTAACATACCCGCCGAGCCATAAGAGAGGCCGGGATGGGCCTTGGCGTAAGCAATGAACTCTTCGATCGTCTTGATGGGAGATTCGGCCAGCACACAAATGCCGCCAACATACAGTCCGTATTGCACAATAAAGGTGAAATCCTCCAACGGCTTATAGGGAGGGGGCATGAGGTGGGAGCGGGCGGTCAAAGAACCAAAACTATCAATGACCCCTAAGATATACCCGTCGGGTTTCTTGGAAGCCACTAAGGCGGCACAAACCGATGAGGAACCACCGGGCTTATTCTCGACGACGACCGAAACCCCGAGCAGTTTTTCGGCGCCTTTGGCCAGAGCCCGGGTCGTCAAGTCGGTCGTAGCGCCGGCCTCGTACCCGCAGTAAAGAGTGATGGGTTTATCCGGGTAAGTTTGACCTGCGGCCAAAGACGGCCAGGAAATCAGGAAAGACAACAGGACCATGGAAATAACGAACATTTTGGAATTTTTCTTTTGGAACCGCATGGACAGCCCTCCTCTCGTCATATTTTCCAGCATTCTCCTTCTTTCTTTTATCTCCCCGCCCATTTAACCCTCTTTCTTGGCTCCCATTTTTTGGAGGAAAGTTTTATAGAACTCGTATTCAACCAGAACGTCTTTCTCCATCTGAGCCCGGTCTTTATAGGCATAGGGAATTTCGAGGTGACTTAAGAGCTTCTGAAAATCAGATCCTTCGACCACTTTTTTGATCGCCCCACTCAGTTTTTTATAAATGGCCTCCGGCATCCCTTTCGGGCCTACCACGATATAGCCCAGAGCCGGAGCATCCTGGCAGCCCAGCTCCTTTATCGTGGGCACATCCGGGTAATTCGGGTCCCGTTTATCCGTATTGAAAACGGCAAGCATACGGAATACTCCTTGTTTCACATATTGAATATGCTGCCCGGCCCCGGCCACAAAATTAACGTGCTTCCCGAGAAGTTGGGTGTTGGCTTCCGCTCCTCCTTTGGTGGGAATATGCTTGAAATCCAGGCCTTTGCACTGGCGGAAGAGCTCCGTTGCCAAATGCTGCTGGGTGTACATGCCGGGCGAGGCATAGGAAAGGCCGGGGTTCGCTTTGGCATAGGCAATAAATTCTCCGATATTTTTATAGGGGGAATCTTTAAGGACGGTCACCGCTCCAATATAAAGGGAATATTGGCTTATCAAAGTGAAATCCTTCAGCGGATCGTAGGATAG is drawn from Deltaproteobacteria bacterium and contains these coding sequences:
- a CDS encoding tripartite tricarboxylate transporter substrate binding protein encodes the protein MRFQKKNSKMFVISMVLLSFLISWPSLAAGQTYPDKPITLYCGYEAGATTDLTTRALAKGAEKLLGVSVVVENKPGGSSSVCAALVASKKPDGYILGVIDSFGSLTARSHLMPPPYKPLEDFTFIVQYGLYVGGICVLAESPIKTIEEFIAYAKAHPGLSYGSAGMLSRGHIAVELFAKCKGLTLKHVPFKGGAPANTALLGKHTDFVAGVGQHIQYVKQGVFRMLMVFSAEKRDPYFPLIPMAKDLGCEDVPPNQYIMVGPKGIPEPVYQKLNEAFKKVINGPDFQKVMESFNLPLEYKDKPQLEKEMAAQYEWYGSFLKKMGVKK
- a CDS encoding tripartite tricarboxylate transporter substrate binding protein is translated as GGATVAAGLVASKKPDGYTLGVVSTGVITVRPHLLKLSYDPLKDFTLISQYSLYIGAVTVLKDSPYKNIGEFIAYAKANPGLSYASPGMYTQQHLATELFRQCKGLDFKHIPTKGGAEANTQLLGKHVNFVAGAGQHIQYVKQGVFRMLAVFNTDKRDPNYPDVPTIKELGCQDAPALGYIVVGPKGMPEAIYKKLSGAIKKVVEGSDFQKLLSHLEIPYAYKDRAQMEKDVLVEYEFYKTFLQKMGAKKEG